A DNA window from Allokutzneria albata contains the following coding sequences:
- a CDS encoding carbohydrate kinase family protein produces the protein MIVVGGEALVDLVPSPSGESTVEGLPALLPRLGGGPYNVAVALGRLGARVSFLSRVSTDFFGDALAGRLGASRVDTSLLQRGAEPTTLAVVGLAEDGSARYSFHVEGTADRLVADPGPLPEEVRAVSLGTLGMVLEPGASAYEAVLRREAGRGRFTVLDPNIRAALITDPAGYRERFLGWLPHIGLLKLSVEDAAWLADAGDPWPALREWAGMGPAGVVVTLGGDGLAVLTASGGLVRVPGQRVEVVDTIGAGDTVHAAILHWLDTAGALSTESARELPDESWREALEFAARAAAITCSRAGAEPPWADELK, from the coding sequence GTGATCGTGGTGGGTGGCGAGGCCCTGGTCGACCTCGTGCCCTCGCCGTCCGGTGAGTCCACTGTGGAGGGTCTGCCCGCGCTGCTGCCCCGGCTGGGCGGCGGGCCGTACAACGTGGCGGTCGCGCTCGGCCGCCTCGGCGCCCGGGTGTCGTTCCTGTCCAGGGTGTCCACCGACTTCTTCGGCGACGCGCTCGCCGGGCGGCTCGGGGCGTCCCGAGTGGACACCTCGCTGCTGCAACGCGGTGCCGAGCCGACCACGCTCGCCGTCGTCGGGCTGGCCGAGGACGGCTCCGCGCGCTACTCCTTCCACGTCGAGGGCACCGCGGACCGGCTCGTCGCCGATCCCGGGCCGCTGCCGGAGGAGGTGCGGGCGGTCTCCCTCGGCACGCTCGGCATGGTGCTGGAGCCCGGCGCCTCCGCCTACGAGGCCGTGCTGCGGCGGGAGGCCGGGCGCGGGCGGTTCACCGTGCTCGACCCGAACATCCGCGCCGCCTTGATCACCGATCCGGCCGGCTACCGGGAGCGGTTCCTGGGCTGGCTGCCGCACATCGGGCTGCTCAAGCTCTCCGTCGAGGACGCCGCCTGGCTGGCCGACGCGGGAGACCCGTGGCCCGCGCTGCGCGAGTGGGCCGGAATGGGGCCCGCGGGCGTGGTGGTGACGCTCGGCGGGGACGGGCTGGCGGTTCTGACGGCGAGCGGTGGTCTGGTCCGGGTGCCCGGTCAGCGGGTCGAGGTGGTGGACACCATCGGCGCCGGGGACACCGTGCACGCGGCGATCCTGCACTGGCTGGACACCGCGGGCGCGCTTTCCACGGAATCGGCACGGGAATTGCCGGACGAATCTTGGCGGGAAGCACTGGAATTCGCCGCGCGGGCGGCCGCGATCACCTGTTCCAGGGCGGGCGCGGAACCCCCCTGGGCGGACGAGCTGAAATAA
- a CDS encoding citrate synthase, whose translation MPDATTAPDQAAESAEATTVALRHPGGEHEMGLVTASEGAPGIDLGKLLAKTGLVTLDTGFVNTASCSSEITYIDGDAGILRYRGYPIEQLAEKSTFVEVSYLLIHGELPTKAQLDDFTTKISRHTLLHEDLKRFFDGFPRDAHPMPVLSSAVSALSTFYQDSLNPFDDQQVEMSTIRLLAKLPTIAAYAYKKSAGQPFLYPDNSLGLVENFLRMTFGFPAEPYDVDPTLTKALDLLFILHADHEQNCSTSTVRMVGSSEANLFASISAGINALFGPLHGGANQAVLEMLESIKADGGDVDKFVERVKNKEAGVRLMGFGHRVYKNYDPRAAIIKKTADEVLKKLGGDDQLLEIAKKLEERALADDYFISRKLYPNVDFYTGLIYRAMGFPTRMFTVLFALGRLPGWIAHWREMMKDPATKIGRPRQIYVGPTERDFVELDKR comes from the coding sequence ATGCCCGACGCGACGACCGCGCCTGACCAGGCGGCCGAATCGGCCGAAGCCACCACCGTCGCACTGCGCCACCCGGGCGGCGAGCACGAGATGGGTCTGGTGACAGCCAGCGAGGGCGCGCCAGGAATCGATCTCGGCAAACTGCTCGCGAAAACCGGTCTCGTCACTCTGGACACCGGTTTCGTCAACACCGCTTCCTGTTCCTCGGAGATCACCTACATCGACGGTGACGCGGGAATCCTGCGCTACCGCGGTTATCCGATCGAGCAGCTGGCGGAGAAGTCGACCTTCGTCGAGGTGAGCTACCTGCTCATCCACGGCGAGCTGCCGACCAAGGCCCAGCTCGACGACTTCACCACCAAGATCAGCAGGCACACCCTGCTGCACGAGGACCTGAAGCGCTTCTTCGACGGCTTCCCGCGCGACGCGCACCCGATGCCGGTGCTGTCCTCCGCGGTCTCCGCGCTGTCCACCTTCTACCAGGACAGCCTGAACCCGTTCGACGACCAGCAGGTCGAGATGTCGACCATCCGCCTGCTGGCGAAGCTGCCCACGATCGCCGCCTACGCGTACAAGAAGTCGGCCGGCCAGCCGTTCCTCTACCCGGACAACTCCCTTGGCCTGGTGGAGAACTTCCTCCGGATGACCTTCGGGTTCCCGGCGGAGCCCTACGACGTGGACCCGACGCTGACCAAGGCGCTGGACCTGCTGTTCATCCTGCACGCCGACCACGAGCAGAACTGCTCCACCTCGACCGTGCGCATGGTCGGCTCCTCCGAGGCCAACCTCTTCGCCAGCATCTCCGCGGGCATCAACGCCCTGTTCGGCCCGCTGCACGGCGGCGCCAACCAGGCCGTGCTGGAGATGCTGGAGAGCATCAAGGCCGACGGCGGCGACGTCGACAAGTTCGTGGAGCGGGTGAAGAACAAGGAGGCGGGCGTCCGCCTCATGGGCTTCGGCCACCGCGTCTACAAGAACTACGACCCGCGCGCGGCGATCATCAAGAAGACCGCGGACGAGGTGCTGAAGAAGCTCGGCGGTGACGACCAGCTGCTGGAGATCGCCAAGAAGCTGGAGGAGCGCGCGCTCGCCGACGACTACTTCATCTCCCGCAAGCTCTACCCCAACGTGGACTTCTACACCGGCCTGATCTACCGCGCGATGGGCTTCCCGACGCGGATGTTCACCGTGCTGTTCGCGCTGGGCAGGCTGCCGGGCTGGATCGCGCACTGGCGCGAGATGATGAAGGACCCGGCCACCAAGATCGGCCGCCCGCGCCAGATCTACGTCGGCCCCACCGAGCGCGACTTCGTCGAGCTCGACAAGCGCTGA
- a CDS encoding cryptochrome/photolyase family protein: MWFRRDLRLGDHPALAEAGRAADRVLALYVLDPRLVKASGAPRRTFLYRCLRELDERLDGRLHVVHGDPAEVLPRVVREYGATSVHVSADAGPYGRERDALVEKAIDAKFVRTGSPYAITPGRVVKGDGTPFKVFTPFYRAWVEHGWRGPAKTSKSTVDWIGPSTKDAIPADEDLGGMTLPAVGEAAARQAWRTFREVRSDYAEHRDRPDLPGTSRMSPYLRWGCVHPRTLLADLGAEDEAYRRELAFRDFYADVLWHRPETARENYDRRFDVLPYDEGDELFDAWRAGKTGFPIVDAGMRQLLAEGWMHNRVRMIVASFLAKDLHLWWRRGAAHFMRYLVDGDLASNQHGWQWTAGTGTDASPYFRVFNPITQGEKFDPDGDYVRKYVPELRGVPGKRVHQPWKLDGGVPPGYPLPIVDHAEERLEALRRYDIVKNSG, translated from the coding sequence ATGTGGTTCCGGCGGGACCTGCGGCTCGGGGATCATCCGGCTTTGGCGGAGGCGGGGCGCGCGGCTGACCGCGTGCTGGCGCTCTACGTGCTGGACCCCCGCTTGGTGAAGGCCTCGGGAGCGCCGAGGCGGACATTCCTCTACCGCTGCCTGCGCGAGCTCGACGAGCGGTTGGACGGGCGCCTGCACGTGGTGCACGGCGACCCCGCGGAGGTGCTGCCGCGCGTCGTGCGGGAGTACGGGGCGACGAGCGTGCACGTCTCCGCGGACGCCGGGCCGTACGGGCGAGAGCGGGATGCCTTGGTGGAGAAGGCGATCGACGCGAAGTTCGTGCGCACGGGGTCGCCGTACGCGATCACTCCCGGGCGCGTGGTGAAGGGCGACGGCACTCCGTTCAAGGTGTTCACGCCGTTCTACCGCGCCTGGGTGGAGCACGGGTGGCGCGGGCCCGCGAAGACCTCCAAGTCCACTGTGGACTGGATTGGTCCGTCCACGAAGGACGCGATTCCGGCGGACGAGGACCTGGGCGGGATGACCTTGCCCGCGGTCGGAGAGGCCGCGGCACGCCAGGCGTGGCGGACGTTCCGGGAGGTGCGCTCGGACTACGCCGAGCACCGCGACCGCCCCGATCTGCCTGGCACGAGCCGGATGTCGCCGTACCTGCGGTGGGGGTGCGTGCACCCGCGCACGTTGCTCGCCGACCTCGGTGCGGAGGACGAGGCGTACCGACGCGAGCTGGCGTTCCGGGACTTCTACGCCGATGTGCTGTGGCACCGCCCGGAGACCGCGCGCGAGAACTACGACCGCCGGTTCGACGTCCTGCCGTACGACGAGGGCGACGAGCTCTTCGACGCTTGGCGCGCCGGGAAGACCGGGTTCCCCATCGTGGACGCGGGGATGCGGCAGCTGCTCGCCGAGGGGTGGATGCACAACCGCGTGCGCATGATCGTCGCGAGCTTCCTGGCGAAGGACCTGCACCTGTGGTGGCGGCGCGGTGCGGCGCACTTCATGCGGTACCTGGTGGACGGCGATCTCGCGTCCAACCAGCACGGGTGGCAGTGGACCGCGGGCACCGGCACGGACGCGTCACCGTACTTCCGCGTGTTCAACCCGATCACCCAGGGGGAGAAGTTCGACCCCGACGGCGACTACGTCCGCAAGTACGTGCCGGAGCTGCGCGGGGTGCCCGGGAAGCGCGTGCACCAGCCGTGGAAACTCGACGGCGGTGTGCCCCCGGGCTACCCCCTCCCGATCGTCGACCACGCCGAAGAACGCCTCGAAGCGTTGCGGCGCTACGACATCGTCAAGAACTCAGGTTGA
- a CDS encoding ABC transporter permease encodes MSKGSVSVSRGVWLVAKRELNTRVRSKAFVIGTAAIIVVIAAYVGVMFFVGQSMSQTTVGMTGQASVLAEPLKASAKALGEDVTTTTVPDVATGERQVTEGEIDVLVSGATDKLQVLVKKDLGNQVRAALDGLVRQQALDAELAEAGLDPNAVRTAVAEARFEVRTIEPEDPERGERLGVAMGVTFLLYGSLLMFGMAVAQGVVEEKSSRVIELLLSSVRPWQLLAGKVLGIGLVGLLQMGIVAGVGLTAAIQLGVLTLPQGAVLVTVLSAVVWYFLGFFLYAVMFAMAGSLVSRQEDINSVVQPLMFSAIIPFVLTFITIPRDPESKLLEVLSFIPPFSPIVMPARAALGVAPAWQVIVSVVLAVAALAGLIWLAGRVFGNAVLRTGSRVKLRDALRST; translated from the coding sequence ATGAGCAAGGGTTCCGTTTCCGTCTCCCGCGGGGTCTGGCTGGTCGCCAAGCGGGAGCTGAACACGCGCGTGCGGTCCAAGGCCTTCGTGATCGGCACCGCGGCGATCATCGTGGTGATCGCGGCCTACGTCGGCGTGATGTTCTTCGTCGGCCAGAGCATGTCGCAGACCACGGTCGGGATGACCGGGCAGGCCAGCGTGCTCGCCGAACCGCTGAAGGCCTCGGCCAAGGCGCTCGGCGAGGACGTCACGACCACCACCGTCCCCGACGTCGCCACCGGTGAGCGCCAGGTGACCGAGGGCGAGATCGACGTCCTGGTCAGCGGCGCCACCGACAAGCTCCAGGTGCTGGTGAAGAAGGACCTCGGCAACCAGGTCCGCGCGGCCCTGGACGGCCTGGTCCGGCAGCAGGCGCTGGACGCCGAGCTGGCCGAGGCCGGGCTGGACCCCAACGCGGTGCGGACCGCCGTCGCCGAGGCCAGGTTCGAGGTGCGCACCATCGAACCGGAGGACCCCGAGCGCGGGGAACGGCTCGGCGTGGCGATGGGCGTGACCTTCCTGCTCTACGGCTCGCTGCTGATGTTCGGCATGGCGGTCGCGCAGGGCGTGGTCGAGGAGAAGTCCAGCCGCGTCATCGAGCTGCTGCTGTCCTCGGTGCGGCCGTGGCAGCTGCTCGCGGGCAAGGTGCTCGGCATCGGGCTGGTCGGCCTGCTGCAGATGGGCATCGTCGCCGGCGTCGGGCTCACCGCGGCCATCCAGCTCGGCGTGCTCACGCTGCCCCAGGGCGCGGTGCTGGTGACCGTGCTGTCCGCGGTGGTCTGGTACTTCCTCGGCTTCTTCCTCTACGCGGTGATGTTCGCGATGGCGGGTTCCCTGGTGTCGCGCCAGGAGGACATCAACTCCGTGGTCCAGCCGCTGATGTTCTCCGCGATCATCCCGTTCGTGCTGACGTTCATCACGATCCCGCGCGACCCGGAGAGCAAGCTGCTGGAGGTGCTGTCGTTCATCCCGCCGTTCTCGCCGATCGTGATGCCCGCGCGAGCCGCGCTCGGCGTCGCCCCGGCGTGGCAGGTGATCGTGTCGGTCGTGCTCGCCGTGGCGGCGCTGGCCGGGCTGATCTGGCTGGCGGGGCGCGTGTTCGGCAACGCCGTCCTGCGCACCGGCAGCCGGGTCAAGCTCCGCGACGCCCTCCGCTCAACCTGA
- a CDS encoding ABC transporter ATP-binding protein, which yields MSDAVLEIDRVSKSYGSVVALQDMSFSVRAGEMFGFVGSNGAGKTTTMRIALGVLSADSGEIRWNGEPITFETRRHIGYMPEERGLYPKMKVTEQLVYLSELHGMTAAAARKAADEWTERLGLTARRNEEVQKLSLGNQQRVQLAAALAHDPEVLVLDEPFSGLDPVAVDVMSQVLRDKCDSGVPVVFSSHQLDLVERLCDRVGIVRSGRMVANGTVEELRASGANRIEVHAPLANYGWADELPGVTMISHLDGRTVLELADGTDDQAVLRAALDTGPVHEFTRLRPTLTELFRNVVTEERAA from the coding sequence GTGTCCGACGCGGTGCTGGAGATCGATCGGGTCTCCAAGAGCTACGGCTCCGTCGTGGCGTTGCAGGACATGAGCTTCTCCGTGCGAGCAGGCGAGATGTTCGGCTTCGTCGGCAGCAACGGCGCGGGCAAGACCACCACCATGCGGATCGCGCTGGGGGTGCTCTCCGCCGACTCCGGCGAGATCCGCTGGAACGGCGAACCGATCACCTTCGAGACGCGGCGGCACATCGGCTACATGCCCGAGGAGCGCGGGCTCTACCCGAAGATGAAGGTCACCGAACAGCTGGTCTACCTCTCCGAGCTGCACGGGATGACCGCGGCGGCGGCCCGCAAGGCGGCCGACGAGTGGACCGAACGGCTCGGCCTGACCGCGCGCCGCAACGAGGAGGTGCAGAAGCTCTCCCTCGGCAACCAGCAGCGCGTGCAGCTGGCCGCGGCGCTGGCGCACGACCCCGAGGTGCTGGTGCTGGACGAGCCCTTCTCCGGCCTCGACCCGGTGGCCGTGGACGTGATGAGCCAGGTGCTGCGGGACAAGTGCGACTCGGGCGTCCCGGTGGTGTTCTCCAGCCACCAGCTGGACCTGGTGGAGCGGTTGTGCGACCGGGTCGGAATTGTCCGAAGTGGACGAATGGTCGCCAACGGCACGGTCGAGGAGCTGCGCGCCAGCGGCGCCAACCGGATCGAGGTGCACGCGCCGCTGGCCAACTACGGCTGGGCCGACGAGCTGCCCGGGGTGACGATGATCAGCCACCTCGACGGCCGCACCGTCCTGGAGCTGGCCGACGGCACCGACGACCAGGCGGTCCTGCGCGCCGCACTGGACACCGGGCCGGTGCACGAGTTCACCCGGCTCCGGCCCACCCTCACCGAACTGTTCCGCAACGTGGTCACCGAGGAGCGCGCGGCATGA
- a CDS encoding FBP domain-containing protein encodes MDPLSQDDIRSSFVNCSKGEAKGVTLPARVETIQWADLEFLGWRDPKAPGRAYLVLWHDGTPVGLSLRATTPPTSSLRSSMCGFCMTVHGTSDIAMFSARRAGAAGKAGNTLGTYLCRDLSCCLYVRRKLRPEVPQPNETLSVEDRIARLETNVHRFVADVLAKV; translated from the coding sequence ATGGACCCGCTCAGCCAGGACGACATCCGCTCGTCATTCGTGAACTGCTCCAAGGGTGAGGCGAAGGGCGTGACCCTGCCCGCCAGGGTGGAGACGATCCAGTGGGCGGACCTGGAGTTCCTCGGCTGGCGCGACCCCAAAGCCCCCGGCAGGGCCTATCTGGTGCTCTGGCACGACGGTACGCCGGTCGGCCTCTCGCTGCGCGCGACCACGCCGCCGACGAGCAGCCTGCGCTCGTCGATGTGCGGCTTCTGCATGACCGTGCACGGAACCTCGGACATCGCGATGTTCTCCGCTCGCCGCGCGGGTGCGGCGGGTAAGGCCGGCAACACGCTCGGTACGTACCTGTGCCGCGACCTCTCGTGCTGCCTCTACGTGCGGCGCAAGCTCCGCCCGGAGGTGCCGCAGCCGAACGAGACCCTGTCGGTCGAGGACCGGATCGCCCGCCTCGAGACGAACGTGCACCGCTTCGTCGCGGACGTGCTCGCCAAGGTCTAG
- a CDS encoding glycerol-3-phosphate dehydrogenase/oxidase, producing the protein MRATSLNAGRRATELEALAGGKVVDVLVIGGGVTGAGVALDAASRGLSVALVEAHDLAFGTSRWSSKLVHGGLRYLARGDVGLAHESAVERGLLMTRTAPHLIRALPQLIPLHAKTRGGEGISRRSEAVLFAGLHAGDALRRAARTPSSVLPGPRRVPIAETLALAPGLRRAGLRGGLLSFDGQLIDDARLVVTLARTAAGFGARILTRVRALKVGGDGAEVRDELTGASFDIRAKSVINAAGVWAGEVVDGVRLRPSRGSHLVLSGADLGITQSALTVPVPGERNRYVLVLPQLGGRVYLGLTDEPVELPVPDVPEVPESDVDFLLGVASSVLEQRIGREHVIGSYAGLRPLIDSADGKTADLSRKHAVLRSRDGVITIVGGKLTTYRRMAADAVDAIVRQRELHCGESRTDRVPLVGSAPPSYLSIVDAPASLVARYGAEAPRISALSEFDSELAEEVAAGITAAEVVWAVRHEGALDADDVVDRRTRIGLVPADRDKAASRVESLVRRALEGV; encoded by the coding sequence CTGCGGGCGACCTCGCTCAACGCCGGGCGGCGCGCCACCGAACTCGAAGCGCTCGCGGGCGGCAAGGTCGTCGACGTGCTCGTGATCGGCGGCGGCGTGACCGGGGCCGGAGTCGCGTTGGACGCCGCGTCGCGCGGGCTCTCCGTGGCCCTCGTCGAGGCGCACGACCTCGCGTTCGGCACGTCGAGGTGGTCCAGCAAGCTCGTGCACGGCGGACTGCGGTACCTGGCACGCGGGGATGTGGGGCTGGCCCACGAGAGCGCCGTCGAGCGCGGACTACTGATGACGCGCACTGCTCCGCACCTCATCCGCGCGCTTCCCCAGCTCATTCCGCTGCACGCGAAAACCCGTGGCGGCGAAGGGATCTCCCGTCGTTCCGAGGCAGTGTTGTTCGCCGGTCTGCACGCCGGTGACGCGCTCCGCAGGGCGGCCCGCACGCCCAGCTCCGTGCTGCCCGGGCCGCGGCGCGTGCCGATCGCCGAGACGCTCGCGCTGGCGCCCGGGCTTCGGCGGGCAGGGCTGCGCGGCGGCCTGCTGTCCTTCGACGGCCAGCTGATCGACGACGCGCGCCTGGTCGTCACGCTGGCCAGGACCGCGGCGGGGTTCGGCGCGCGCATCCTCACCCGCGTCCGCGCGCTCAAGGTCGGCGGGGACGGTGCCGAGGTCCGCGACGAGCTGACCGGGGCTTCCTTCGACATCCGCGCCAAGTCGGTGATCAACGCGGCCGGGGTGTGGGCGGGCGAGGTCGTCGACGGTGTCCGGCTGCGGCCGTCGAGGGGTTCGCACCTCGTGCTCTCCGGTGCCGACCTGGGGATCACGCAGTCCGCGCTGACGGTGCCGGTGCCCGGTGAGCGCAACCGCTACGTGCTGGTGCTGCCGCAGCTGGGCGGGCGGGTCTACCTCGGACTCACCGACGAGCCGGTCGAACTGCCCGTTCCGGACGTGCCGGAAGTGCCCGAGTCCGATGTGGACTTCCTGCTCGGCGTCGCGTCATCGGTGCTGGAGCAGCGAATCGGCCGGGAACACGTGATCGGCTCGTACGCCGGGTTGCGGCCGCTGATCGACTCCGCGGACGGCAAGACCGCCGACCTCTCCCGCAAGCACGCGGTGCTGCGCTCGCGCGACGGTGTGATCACGATCGTCGGCGGCAAGCTCACCACCTACCGGAGAATGGCCGCCGATGCGGTCGACGCCATCGTGCGGCAACGAGAACTGCACTGCGGTGAGTCGCGGACCGACCGCGTTCCCCTGGTCGGCTCCGCCCCGCCGAGTTACTTGTCCATTGTGGATGCTCCGGCCTCGCTCGTCGCCCGCTACGGCGCGGAGGCACCCAGGATCAGCGCGCTCAGCGAGTTCGACAGCGAGCTGGCCGAGGAGGTTGCCGCGGGCATCACCGCGGCCGAGGTGGTGTGGGCGGTGCGGCACGAGGGCGCGCTCGACGCCGACGACGTGGTGGACCGGCGCACCCGCATCGGCCTGGTGCCCGCCGACCGCGACAAGGCCGCCTCCCGGGTGGAATCGTTGGTGCGACGGGCTTTGGAGGGCGTCTAG
- a CDS encoding TetR/AcrR family transcriptional regulator yields MTAECHTPAEPRPPANRVHDDTVLDAARECVLALGVRRTTLSEVARRAGVSRMTLYRRFPDVNSLLAALMTREFGALLGQVAAPDALNGSLRYLNAPNGSFSALNAPNDSFGVNGGGMRRRLVACVVEGVRLLSASPLLRSVLEVDPQLLIPYVFERLGSTQRIAEQFLHDQVLAGHADGSIRRGETSAQVRMLLLTAQTMVLSLRPATSDVDEDALYTELAHMLDAALTPEATA; encoded by the coding sequence ATGACCGCCGAATGTCACACCCCAGCGGAACCGCGGCCCCCGGCGAACCGGGTGCACGACGACACCGTGCTGGACGCGGCGCGCGAGTGCGTGCTCGCGCTGGGCGTGCGGCGCACGACGCTGAGCGAGGTGGCCCGGCGGGCCGGGGTCAGCCGGATGACCCTCTACCGCCGCTTCCCCGACGTGAACTCGCTGCTCGCGGCCCTCATGACCAGGGAGTTCGGCGCCCTCCTCGGCCAGGTCGCCGCCCCTGACGCACTGAATGGGTCATTGAGGTACTTGAACGCACCGAATGGGTCATTCAGTGCGCTCAACGCACCGAACGACTCGTTCGGGGTGAACGGCGGGGGGATGCGGCGGAGGCTGGTGGCGTGCGTGGTGGAGGGAGTGCGGCTGCTCAGCGCGAGTCCGCTCCTGCGCAGTGTTCTCGAAGTCGACCCGCAGCTGCTCATCCCGTACGTCTTCGAGCGGCTGGGCAGCACGCAGCGCATCGCCGAGCAGTTCCTCCACGACCAGGTGCTCGCCGGGCACGCGGACGGCTCGATCCGCCGGGGCGAGACGAGCGCGCAGGTGCGGATGTTGCTGCTGACCGCGCAGACGATGGTGCTCTCACTCCGCCCGGCGACTTCGGACGTCGACGAGGACGCCCTGTACACCGAGCTGGCGCACATGCTCGACGCCGCTCTGACACCGGAGGCGACAGCGTGA